A stretch of Mycobacterium sp. ITM-2016-00316 DNA encodes these proteins:
- a CDS encoding HNH endonuclease signature motif containing protein codes for MPPPTTPFAAHAPRVSRLEVLFEEMAELTGQRNAIDGRLVEIVAEIDGRGTDDGNSLWGATGCRSIEALVAWKAGISPRNAETMVAVAHRIDELPRCTQGLREGRVSLDQIGVIAEQGGQGCDEHYAELVAVATVSQLRTAVKQEPRPEPESKPEPKRRITKIENDDSTTWRITLPKVEAAKFEAGLQSHRDKLVADWKRDHDAQDSIDPEDGSARVWDQESTISEQAPPFPDGVDAFMSLIEAGWDADVARRPHGQHTTVVMHLDIEKRVAALHLGTALSDDDRRYLLCDATCEVWFERHGRPIGVGRATRTIGRRLRRALEHRDQTCVVPGCGATRGLHAHHLVHWENGGPTELSNLVLVCPFHHRLHHKGVITLTGPAEQLKVTDEDGDTLTDASLARPPTTPPPDVPACPGPQGERAQWWWYTPYTPPPTTTN; via the coding sequence ATGCCGCCGCCGACAACACCTTTCGCCGCACACGCACCTCGGGTGTCGCGGTTGGAGGTGTTGTTCGAGGAGATGGCGGAGTTGACCGGGCAGCGTAATGCGATCGATGGCCGGTTGGTGGAGATCGTCGCCGAGATCGACGGCAGAGGCACTGATGACGGGAACTCGTTGTGGGGTGCGACCGGATGCCGATCGATCGAGGCGTTGGTGGCCTGGAAGGCCGGTATCTCTCCTCGCAACGCCGAAACTATGGTCGCCGTCGCCCATCGCATCGACGAACTTCCCCGCTGCACCCAAGGCTTGCGGGAGGGCCGGGTGTCACTCGATCAGATCGGGGTGATCGCCGAACAGGGTGGCCAGGGCTGCGATGAGCACTACGCGGAGTTGGTGGCGGTCGCCACCGTGAGCCAGTTGCGCACCGCGGTCAAGCAGGAACCCCGCCCTGAGCCCGAGTCCAAGCCCGAACCCAAGCGCAGGATCACCAAGATCGAGAACGACGATTCCACCACGTGGCGGATCACCCTGCCCAAGGTGGAGGCCGCGAAATTCGAAGCCGGCCTGCAATCCCACCGCGACAAGCTGGTCGCGGACTGGAAACGCGACCACGATGCCCAGGACAGCATCGATCCCGAGGACGGCAGCGCCCGCGTCTGGGACCAGGAATCCACGATTTCTGAGCAGGCACCGCCGTTCCCGGACGGCGTGGATGCGTTCATGAGTTTGATCGAGGCCGGCTGGGACGCCGACGTGGCGCGGCGCCCGCACGGCCAGCACACCACCGTCGTCATGCACCTCGATATCGAGAAACGAGTCGCCGCCCTGCATCTGGGCACCGCCCTGTCCGACGACGACCGCCGCTACCTACTCTGCGATGCGACGTGTGAGGTGTGGTTCGAACGCCACGGCCGCCCCATCGGAGTGGGCCGGGCCACCCGCACCATCGGCCGCCGGCTCCGCCGCGCCCTGGAGCACCGCGACCAGACGTGTGTGGTGCCGGGCTGCGGCGCCACCCGCGGCTTGCATGCCCATCATCTGGTGCACTGGGAGAACGGCGGCCCCACCGAACTGTCAAACCTGGTGCTCGTCTGCCCGTTCCACCACCGCCTGCACCACAAGGGTGTCATCACCCTGACCGGGCCCGCCGAACAACTGAAAGTCACCGACGAAGACGGTGACACCCTCACCGACGCGTCGCTGGCCCGCCCGCCGACGACACCCCCGCCGGACGTGCCGGCCTGTCCCGGGCCACAAGGCGAACGCGCCCAATGGTGGTGGTACACCCCCTACACACCACCACCGACCACGACGAACTAG
- a CDS encoding carbon-nitrogen hydrolase family protein: MAPVTLGAVAAHFGRDVDRGVSKVVGIVESAAREGVDFLVLPDASLGGYIGDFRAPDPNDPPPALDPDGPEISAVIAAAGSMTVCVGYAEAAAGGSRYNAAICVSGDGVLGSYRKVHQPAGEALTYLAGDRFSTFDTPVGPVGMLIDYDKTFPESARALALDGAHIIAALSAWPASITDRASRLPADRQSRLFDLYDCARAAENQVVLVSSNQTGVMGNLRFLGQAKIVGPGGDVLANTRSKGGLAKAEIDVEAEISRARRVLNHLSELRPDIYHAGSQG, translated from the coding sequence ATGGCACCGGTGACCCTGGGCGCGGTGGCGGCGCATTTCGGCCGCGACGTGGACCGTGGCGTGTCCAAGGTGGTCGGCATCGTGGAATCCGCGGCCCGTGAGGGCGTCGACTTCCTGGTGCTGCCCGACGCCAGCCTGGGCGGGTACATCGGGGACTTCCGGGCCCCCGACCCCAACGATCCGCCGCCCGCGCTCGACCCGGACGGCCCCGAGATCAGCGCGGTCATCGCCGCGGCGGGGTCGATGACGGTATGTGTCGGGTACGCGGAGGCCGCCGCCGGTGGCAGCCGGTACAACGCCGCGATCTGTGTGTCCGGCGACGGTGTTCTCGGTAGTTACCGCAAGGTGCATCAGCCGGCCGGCGAGGCGTTGACGTATCTGGCCGGTGACCGGTTCAGCACGTTCGACACCCCGGTCGGGCCGGTCGGCATGCTGATCGATTACGACAAGACCTTCCCCGAGTCCGCCCGTGCGCTGGCCCTGGACGGTGCGCACATCATCGCGGCGTTGTCCGCCTGGCCCGCGAGCATCACCGACCGCGCATCCCGGCTGCCCGCGGACCGCCAGTCGCGGCTGTTCGATCTGTACGACTGTGCGCGCGCCGCCGAGAACCAGGTGGTGCTGGTGTCGTCGAACCAGACCGGCGTGATGGGGAACCTGCGGTTCCTCGGCCAGGCGAAGATCGTCGGGCCCGGTGGGGACGTCCTGGCCAACACCCGCTCCAAGGGTGGGCTGGCCAAGGCCGAGATCGACGTGGAGGCCGAAATCAGCCGGGCCCGAAGGGTGTTGAATCACCTTTCCGAGCTGCGCCCGGACATCTATCACGCCGGATCGCAGGGCTGA
- a CDS encoding alpha/beta hydrolase fold domain-containing protein yields the protein MSTPRIAPLEYALAYLAQQAAPLVFRPPNIPRPAHRLDPPAVVRVPTRHGPVRCFVYRPHPASPLSGTATRRPPLHIDIHGGGFVLRNTHEDAHICRFLASDIGCVVLAIDYHAAPQVTFPVAEEECIDVLQWALDHADQQGWDAERVSVGGASAGAKLSMNLAQYAHDTAIALRAAVLSYAVADCTRTDRTSPKANAAISPTLQKLSARLYFVDPASHDSPVASPYHDTELPKKMPPTLIQTGDLDTLGPEMVEIADRLREGGVDVTHTAYPVDHAFNTQGNREIMDTSIREIGTFLLERLT from the coding sequence ATGTCGACCCCCCGGATCGCGCCGCTGGAGTACGCGCTGGCGTACCTGGCTCAGCAGGCCGCTCCGCTGGTGTTCCGGCCACCCAACATCCCCCGGCCGGCGCACCGTCTCGACCCGCCCGCCGTGGTGCGGGTGCCCACCCGGCACGGGCCGGTCCGCTGCTTCGTCTACCGGCCGCATCCGGCGTCGCCGCTGAGCGGCACCGCCACCCGCCGTCCGCCACTGCACATCGACATCCACGGTGGCGGCTTCGTGCTGCGCAACACCCATGAGGACGCCCATATCTGCCGCTTCCTGGCCTCCGATATCGGCTGTGTGGTGCTGGCGATCGACTACCACGCCGCACCGCAGGTGACTTTCCCTGTGGCAGAGGAGGAATGCATCGATGTACTGCAATGGGCACTCGACCATGCCGACCAGCAGGGCTGGGACGCCGAACGGGTCAGCGTCGGCGGGGCCAGCGCCGGCGCCAAGCTCAGCATGAACCTCGCACAGTACGCACACGACACCGCGATCGCGCTGCGGGCGGCGGTGCTGTCTTATGCCGTCGCCGACTGCACGCGCACCGACCGCACCTCACCCAAGGCCAACGCGGCGATTTCGCCGACGCTGCAGAAGCTTTCGGCCCGACTCTATTTCGTGGATCCGGCCAGTCACGACAGCCCGGTCGCATCGCCGTATCACGACACCGAGCTGCCGAAGAAGATGCCGCCCACCCTCATCCAGACGGGTGATCTCGACACGCTGGGGCCCGAGATGGTGGAGATCGCCGACCGCCTGCGAGAGGGCGGCGTCGATGTCACCCACACCGCGTATCCGGTCGATCACGCCTTCAACACCCAGGGAAATCGCGAGATCATGGACACCTCGATCCGGGAGATCGGTACCTTCCTGCTGGAGCGGCTGACATGA
- a CDS encoding TetR/AcrR family transcriptional regulator, producing the protein MRRHGWSGDIPIDDDEAVNRIIATSRGAIDARGTVSVSEVAQTLGVTRQTVYRYFPTQETLLAATAVSSVATFLDRLADRLGSIADPTEAVVEGLAYTFEQLPHDKYLSLVLQPGKASAFTAGVTSDLAIGFGRSILERFDVDWAAAGFIDDTLDELVEFMLRTLQSFILDPGRPARTGRDLRAFLNSWIAPAVRAHASERTW; encoded by the coding sequence ATGCGCAGGCACGGCTGGTCGGGCGATATCCCGATCGACGACGACGAAGCGGTGAACCGCATCATCGCCACGAGCCGCGGCGCCATCGACGCCCGCGGAACGGTGAGCGTGTCCGAGGTGGCCCAGACTCTCGGTGTCACCCGGCAGACCGTCTACCGCTACTTCCCCACCCAGGAGACCCTGCTCGCCGCCACGGCGGTCTCCTCGGTGGCGACCTTCCTCGACCGGCTGGCCGATCGGCTGGGCTCGATCGCCGACCCGACCGAGGCCGTTGTCGAAGGACTGGCCTACACGTTCGAACAGCTTCCGCACGACAAGTACCTGAGCCTGGTGCTGCAACCCGGGAAGGCGAGCGCGTTCACCGCGGGGGTCACCTCGGATCTGGCGATCGGCTTCGGCCGGTCGATCCTGGAGCGCTTCGACGTCGATTGGGCCGCAGCGGGTTTCATCGATGACACACTCGACGAACTGGTCGAGTTCATGCTGCGGACCCTGCAGTCCTTCATCCTCGATCCGGGCCGCCCGGCGCGCACCGGCCGCGATCTACGGGCCTTCCTGAACTCCTGGATCGCCCCCGCGGTCCGTGCCCACGCGAGCGAGCGCACATGGTGA
- a CDS encoding sulfurtransferase, translating to MTARGDVFISVTELAQRLDAGDPTTILDVRWQLGAPDGRDAHEVGHLPGAVYVALEDELSDHGVPDRGRHPLPSGTHLQEAARGWGVRRGVPVVVYDDWNRAGSARAWWVLRAAGITDVRILDGGLAAWRAAGGAIQTGAVTPPPGDIVVQQHDLYAGALPTLTAEEAAEHPNLLDARAPERFRGELEPVDPVAGHIPGAKNLPSTSVLTADGTLLSEDELSALAWSFGGSEQVGVYCGSGVTAAVLVAALSAVGVDAALFPGSWSQWSAQERPVQTGDQ from the coding sequence GTGACTGCACGCGGTGATGTCTTCATATCGGTGACCGAGCTCGCCCAGCGCCTCGATGCCGGCGACCCGACGACCATCCTCGATGTCCGGTGGCAGCTGGGTGCGCCCGACGGGCGTGACGCGCACGAAGTCGGGCACCTGCCCGGGGCGGTGTACGTCGCGCTGGAGGATGAGCTCAGCGACCACGGTGTGCCCGATCGTGGCAGGCATCCGCTGCCATCCGGCACGCATCTGCAGGAGGCCGCCCGGGGCTGGGGTGTGCGCCGCGGCGTTCCGGTGGTGGTCTACGACGACTGGAACCGAGCCGGGTCCGCCCGCGCCTGGTGGGTGCTGCGCGCCGCGGGCATCACCGATGTGCGCATCCTCGACGGCGGGCTGGCCGCGTGGCGGGCCGCCGGAGGCGCGATACAGACCGGAGCGGTGACACCACCTCCCGGCGACATCGTCGTCCAACAGCACGATCTCTATGCCGGCGCGCTGCCGACACTGACCGCTGAGGAAGCCGCCGAACACCCGAACCTGCTCGATGCCCGTGCCCCCGAACGGTTCCGCGGCGAGCTCGAGCCCGTCGATCCGGTGGCCGGCCACATCCCCGGCGCCAAGAACCTGCCCAGCACCTCGGTGCTGACCGCCGACGGGACCCTGCTGTCCGAGGACGAGCTGTCGGCGTTGGCCTGGTCGTTCGGCGGTTCCGAGCAGGTCGGCGTGTACTGCGGGTCGGGTGTCACCGCCGCGGTGCTGGTGGCCGCGTTGTCGGCCGTCGGCGTGGACGCGGCGCTGTTCCCCGGGTCGTGGTCGCAGTGGAGTGCGCAGGAGCGGCCGGTTCAGACCGGTGATCAGTGA
- a CDS encoding PPOX class F420-dependent oxidoreductase: MARNYATADQVSLEELLAFVRPRHAMVLTTFRADGSLQSSPVTGGLDEQGRIVVASYPQRAKSVNIGRTPRASVTVLSEEFHGPYVQIDGDAERVDLPEAVEPLVDYFRAVAGEHSDWDEYRQAMVDQGKCLLRITPRRWGPVATGGFPPPR; encoded by the coding sequence ATGGCCCGCAACTACGCAACCGCTGACCAGGTCTCACTCGAGGAACTGCTGGCGTTCGTCCGTCCCCGTCACGCGATGGTGCTGACCACGTTCCGCGCCGACGGCTCGCTGCAGAGTTCCCCGGTCACCGGCGGGCTGGATGAGCAGGGACGCATCGTCGTCGCCAGCTATCCGCAGCGCGCCAAATCGGTGAACATCGGGCGCACCCCGCGGGCCAGCGTGACCGTGCTGTCCGAGGAGTTCCACGGCCCCTACGTCCAGATCGACGGTGACGCCGAACGAGTGGACCTGCCGGAGGCGGTGGAGCCGCTGGTGGACTACTTCCGTGCGGTCGCCGGGGAGCACTCGGACTGGGACGAGTATCGCCAGGCCATGGTCGATCAGGGAAAGTGCCTGCTGCGCATCACACCTCGGCGCTGGGGCCCGGTGGCCACCGGGGGCTTCCCGCCGCCACGCTAG
- a CDS encoding aromatic ring-hydroxylating dioxygenase subunit alpha gives MTVITSPVKSTDEELTRRALRHALDGTTDMADRELKVPLHYYRDPKITEIEESQILRRVPLAIVPSAQIPERNDYVVRTVLGDSLLVTRDRTGKSHVLLNYCRHRGAMPACGAGNAARFVCPYHAWTYKNTGELFMVPGKSGFDSMDVKDYGLVELPSEERYGFIWAVLTADAAIDLDAHLGPLKDELALWDYRSYGYHTEREFSSEVSWKGALEAFAEGYHFPFVHGESLIGQNTLPNTGVYDEFGKHHRIGFPFSWIKNLATGASGATGNTVPDPAASLDPSANMGVIYWVYPNLILANSPVGVEIIDMLPDGDPTRCTVRHSWMGRIPATDDDMRALYDTVYEGVHAAVRDEDFAMLPQCGQGVRHGQHDHMIIGRNEIAVQHMIKVFAEELGVALG, from the coding sequence CTGACTGTGATCACCAGCCCAGTGAAGAGCACCGACGAAGAGTTGACCCGCCGCGCGCTGCGCCACGCCCTGGACGGCACCACGGATATGGCCGACCGCGAACTCAAGGTGCCGCTGCACTACTACCGTGATCCGAAGATCACCGAGATCGAGGAATCCCAGATCCTGCGCAGGGTGCCGCTGGCCATCGTGCCGTCCGCGCAGATCCCGGAGCGCAACGATTACGTGGTCCGCACGGTCCTCGGCGATTCACTCCTGGTCACCCGGGACCGGACCGGCAAGAGTCACGTCCTGCTGAACTACTGCCGCCACCGGGGTGCCATGCCGGCCTGTGGCGCCGGCAATGCCGCCAGATTCGTCTGTCCGTACCACGCGTGGACGTACAAGAACACCGGCGAGCTGTTCATGGTGCCGGGCAAGTCCGGCTTCGACTCGATGGATGTCAAGGACTACGGCCTGGTCGAACTGCCGTCTGAGGAACGCTACGGATTCATCTGGGCGGTGCTCACCGCGGACGCCGCCATCGATCTGGACGCGCACCTGGGACCACTGAAAGATGAACTCGCACTGTGGGACTACCGCTCCTATGGCTATCACACCGAGCGGGAATTCTCCTCGGAGGTGTCCTGGAAGGGGGCGCTTGAGGCGTTCGCCGAGGGTTACCACTTCCCGTTCGTGCACGGCGAGAGTCTCATCGGGCAGAACACCCTGCCCAATACGGGTGTCTACGACGAGTTCGGCAAGCACCACCGCATCGGATTTCCGTTCAGCTGGATCAAGAACCTCGCCACCGGGGCAAGCGGAGCGACGGGGAATACAGTGCCTGACCCGGCCGCATCGCTCGATCCGTCGGCCAACATGGGCGTCATCTATTGGGTGTATCCCAACCTCATCCTTGCGAACAGCCCGGTCGGCGTGGAGATCATCGACATGCTGCCCGATGGGGACCCCACCCGCTGCACCGTCCGGCACAGCTGGATGGGACGCATCCCGGCGACCGATGACGATATGCGCGCGCTCTACGACACCGTCTACGAAGGGGTGCACGCCGCGGTCCGTGATGAGGATTTCGCGATGCTGCCGCAGTGCGGACAGGGCGTCCGGCACGGCCAGCACGATCACATGATCATCGGCCGCAACGAGATTGCGGTGCAGCACATGATCAAGGTCTTCGCCGAGGAGCTCGGCGTCGCACTGGGGTAG
- a CDS encoding MSMEG_0567/sll0787 family protein, with the protein MIKFDSSAHGFPADLSILAGSRRPAAFLIRRAESVTDLDGYRRLRKEEFVDEQGLFTGSDRDDTDDDPRTVVLVATDTEGTVVGGVRLAPVGSVDLGWWTGSRLVTAAEIRSAGVGPALIRAACAYVESAGVLRFEATVQRRYRSRFTALGWASLGQTVVAGQPHERMRWPLNPFHGLAQATKSFLGATLAPLRAVRGGLGPAGFVGDDGAPVPGTDLVAACDAIIPSMVERDPEWAGWCAVLVNINDLSAMGARPTGLLDAVGAPTRSVLDRVIRGITAASVAWQVPVLGGHTQLGVPAALAVTALGRTTDPVPAGGATAGDRIRLTADLNGGWRPGYTGKQWDSTSARSSADLAAMAGLVAATRPRAAKDVSMAGVVGTLGMLAEAGGTGAELDMSAVPRPPAANMGPWLTCFPGFAMLTAGEHRSPAELPDGVVAADCGSLTAAPGVRLRWPDGVTTTALASPVTGIGPA; encoded by the coding sequence ATGATCAAGTTCGACAGCAGTGCCCATGGATTCCCGGCAGACCTGTCCATCCTGGCCGGATCACGGCGGCCCGCAGCGTTTCTCATCCGGCGCGCCGAGAGCGTGACCGACCTGGACGGCTACCGAAGGCTGCGCAAGGAGGAGTTCGTCGACGAACAGGGGTTGTTCACCGGCAGCGACCGCGATGACACCGACGACGATCCCCGCACCGTGGTGCTGGTGGCCACCGACACCGAGGGCACGGTGGTGGGCGGGGTGCGGCTGGCACCGGTCGGTTCGGTCGATCTGGGCTGGTGGACCGGCAGCCGGTTGGTCACCGCCGCCGAGATCCGTTCGGCCGGGGTGGGACCCGCACTGATCAGGGCCGCGTGCGCCTACGTCGAGTCGGCCGGAGTGTTGCGGTTCGAGGCCACCGTGCAACGCCGGTACCGGTCCCGATTCACCGCCCTGGGCTGGGCGAGTCTGGGCCAGACCGTGGTCGCCGGGCAGCCCCATGAGCGGATGCGTTGGCCGCTCAATCCCTTTCACGGCCTGGCCCAGGCCACGAAATCGTTTCTCGGTGCCACGCTGGCCCCGCTGCGGGCCGTGCGCGGCGGACTCGGCCCGGCCGGGTTCGTCGGCGACGACGGTGCGCCGGTTCCCGGGACCGACCTCGTCGCCGCCTGCGATGCCATCATTCCGTCGATGGTGGAACGCGACCCGGAGTGGGCCGGCTGGTGCGCGGTCCTGGTGAACATCAACGACCTGTCGGCGATGGGTGCCCGCCCGACCGGTCTGCTCGACGCCGTCGGTGCGCCGACCCGTTCGGTACTGGACCGGGTGATTCGCGGTATCACCGCGGCGTCGGTGGCCTGGCAGGTTCCGGTGCTCGGCGGGCACACCCAACTCGGGGTACCCGCGGCGCTGGCGGTGACGGCGCTGGGACGCACGACCGATCCGGTCCCGGCCGGCGGTGCGACCGCCGGTGACCGGATCCGACTCACCGCCGACCTGAACGGCGGATGGCGGCCGGGTTACACCGGCAAACAATGGGATTCGACCAGCGCGCGCAGCTCCGCCGACCTGGCCGCAATGGCCGGTCTGGTGGCGGCGACGCGGCCCCGCGCCGCCAAGGACGTGAGCATGGCCGGCGTCGTCGGCACGCTGGGCATGCTGGCCGAGGCCGGGGGCACCGGCGCCGAGCTCGACATGTCCGCGGTGCCGCGTCCGCCCGCCGCGAACATGGGCCCCTGGCTGACCTGCTTTCCGGGTTTCGCCATGCTGACCGCGGGTGAGCACCGCAGCCCGGCCGAACTGCCCGACGGTGTGGTGGCCGCGGACTGCGGGTCGCTGACTGCAGCGCCAGGTGTACGCCTACGCTGGCCGGACGGGGTGACGACGACCGCTTTGGCGTCGCCGGTCACCGGCATCGGCCCGGCCTGA
- a CDS encoding thioesterase family protein — MTSTTATPFLTPRGDELVPNPIAHGGWGPTLGGQVVGGLLARAIEAQVDDPDLHPARLTVEILRRVATEPVRVSATVVRAGGRMRAVDAAMIQDGHLVARASALYLRRGTQPAGEFWSTALTLPPIPAEPTDIGDNVPMFIRAYGPTADSNSLEFPWQQAGPRYAWVREFRDLVAGEAPTPFIRAAMAVDVTSSMTNFSTAGLAFINADYTLALSRLPDGPYIGLAALSHTSADGIATGSTGLFDHLGPIGTGLSTAISNSGFDPKGKYRRPD; from the coding sequence ATGACCAGCACCACGGCGACGCCGTTTCTCACCCCGCGTGGCGACGAGTTGGTGCCCAACCCGATCGCCCACGGCGGCTGGGGACCCACCCTGGGCGGCCAGGTCGTCGGCGGGTTGCTCGCCCGCGCCATCGAGGCCCAGGTCGATGACCCCGACCTGCACCCCGCCCGGTTGACGGTCGAGATCCTGCGCCGGGTAGCCACCGAACCGGTCCGGGTCAGTGCCACCGTCGTGCGTGCCGGCGGCCGGATGCGTGCCGTGGACGCCGCGATGATCCAGGACGGCCACCTCGTCGCCCGCGCCTCGGCGCTCTACCTGCGTCGTGGCACCCAGCCCGCCGGCGAGTTCTGGAGCACGGCGCTCACCCTGCCGCCGATACCGGCCGAACCCACCGATATCGGGGACAACGTACCGATGTTCATCAGGGCCTACGGGCCGACAGCAGACTCCAACAGCCTGGAATTCCCTTGGCAGCAGGCGGGACCGCGTTATGCCTGGGTCCGCGAGTTCCGCGATCTGGTGGCCGGCGAAGCACCGACACCGTTCATCCGGGCGGCGATGGCGGTCGATGTCACCAGTTCGATGACCAACTTCAGCACCGCGGGCCTGGCCTTCATCAACGCCGACTACACCCTGGCGCTCAGCCGTCTACCCGATGGCCCGTACATCGGCCTGGCCGCACTGAGCCACACCAGCGCCGACGGGATCGCCACCGGATCGACCGGACTGTTCGACCACCTCGGACCGATCGGTACCGGGTTATCCACCGCGATAAGCAATTCCGGTTTCGACCCGAAGGGCAAGTACCGCCGGCCGGACTAG
- a CDS encoding nitroreductase family deazaflavin-dependent oxidoreductase has translation MTDNPELSPTDWVREQTKRIIENGTTDGVEVLDRPIVLFTTTGAKSGKKRYVPLMRVEENGKYAMVASKGGDPQHPSWYHNVKAHPQVTAQDGDKVVELTAREIEGAEREHWWKLAVEAYPPYAEYQTKTDRLIPVFVLE, from the coding sequence ATGACTGACAACCCCGAGCTGAGCCCCACCGACTGGGTACGCGAGCAGACCAAACGCATCATCGAGAACGGCACCACCGACGGGGTCGAGGTCCTGGACCGCCCGATCGTGCTGTTCACCACCACCGGCGCCAAGTCCGGGAAGAAGCGTTATGTGCCGCTGATGCGCGTCGAGGAAAACGGCAAGTACGCCATGGTCGCCTCCAAGGGTGGCGATCCGCAGCACCCGTCCTGGTACCACAACGTCAAGGCCCATCCGCAGGTCACCGCGCAGGACGGCGACAAGGTCGTCGAGTTGACCGCCCGCGAGATCGAGGGCGCCGAGCGCGAACACTGGTGGAAGCTCGCTGTTGAGGCCTACCCGCCGTACGCGGAGTACCAGACCAAGACCGACCGGCTGATCCCGGTTTTCGTGCTGGAGTAG
- a CDS encoding MSMEG_0565 family glycosyltransferase, with translation MRIALLTYSTKPRGGVVHTVNLAEALARRGADVTVWSLARAGDRGFFRAVDPAVGIRLVEFADLPGDTVTDRIVRSIEVLARAFTPDDYDIVHAQDCISANAVGDCIRTIHHLDEFTTPILAECHEKAIVQPYARICVSAAVAAEVRSGWGLDPTVIPNGVDAQRFIDAASDTQGLRRWRHELGRYVLTVGGIEPRKGTVHLVEAFHLLRRDHPDLQLVIAGGETLFDYRDYRAEFDSRCAALDITPVILGAIADDALPSLVAACEVFAFPSTKEGFGLAALEALAAGRPVVARNLPVLREVFGDTVRYADDPAGFAAAMGQLLTYPGDTDPGRTLASALTWDDAASAHLDFYREQLSLLQR, from the coding sequence ATGCGGATCGCGCTGCTGACCTATTCGACCAAGCCCCGCGGCGGTGTGGTGCACACCGTGAACCTGGCCGAGGCGCTGGCCCGCCGGGGTGCCGATGTCACCGTGTGGTCGCTGGCCAGGGCCGGCGATCGGGGCTTCTTCCGGGCCGTGGACCCCGCGGTCGGCATCCGGCTGGTCGAGTTCGCCGACCTGCCCGGGGACACCGTAACCGACCGGATCGTGCGCTCGATCGAGGTGCTGGCCAGGGCCTTCACCCCGGACGACTATGACATCGTGCACGCGCAGGACTGCATCAGCGCCAACGCCGTCGGCGACTGCATCCGCACCATCCACCATCTCGACGAGTTCACCACCCCGATTCTGGCCGAGTGCCACGAAAAGGCGATCGTGCAACCATATGCCCGCATCTGCGTGTCGGCCGCGGTGGCGGCCGAGGTGCGGTCCGGGTGGGGCCTCGATCCCACGGTGATTCCCAATGGTGTTGATGCACAACGATTCATCGATGCCGCCTCGGATACGCAGGGCCTTCGGCGCTGGCGCCACGAGCTGGGACGCTATGTGCTGACCGTCGGCGGTATCGAGCCCCGCAAGGGCACCGTGCATCTCGTCGAGGCCTTTCACCTGCTCCGCCGGGATCACCCGGATCTGCAGCTGGTCATCGCCGGCGGCGAGACGCTCTTCGACTACCGCGACTACCGCGCCGAATTCGATTCTCGCTGTGCGGCCCTGGACATCACTCCGGTGATCCTCGGTGCCATCGCCGACGATGCGCTGCCCAGCCTGGTCGCGGCCTGCGAGGTGTTCGCGTTCCCGTCGACGAAGGAGGGCTTCGGCCTGGCCGCGCTGGAGGCACTGGCGGCGGGCCGCCCGGTGGTCGCCCGGAATCTTCCGGTGCTACGTGAGGTGTTCGGCGACACCGTGCGGTACGCGGATGACCCCGCGGGGTTCGCCGCCGCGATGGGGCAACTGCTCACCTATCCAGGCGATACCGACCCGGGGCGCACCCTCGCCAGCGCTCTGACCTGGGACGACGCCGCCAGTGCACACCTCGACTTCTACCGCGAACAGTTATCGTTGTTACAACGGTAA